In Pelosinus sp. IPA-1, a single window of DNA contains:
- a CDS encoding HAMP domain-containing sensor histidine kinase — protein MFRPSRRHFNSKRHNQCDDKCFSNFQRIHLHHHREFHKYHQYFRYFRPAFVLINILILYLLFNWVGFKGIGIFFAVVIIIKEIVHFIFMLRLEKRIFTPIEKLKLGVDEISKGNYNVKVECDVPNDLGLLIYSFNEMAQKLYESERIQNEYEENRKNLVANISHDLKTPITAIQGYIEALLDKNITFQGDKDKYLETIHHNTVYINKLIDDLFLFSKLDMQKLDFAFESVEIGTFMDDFMEEYKFDLEEKNIRFQYTADLKQEYRVNLDGKRFHQAFNNIISNAVQHGPENDLSIRIRMYLEKNYICLAIEDNGYGIAADKLPHIFERFYRIDIERKKEYMCTGLGLAIARELIEAHCGKITVSSKEKEGTCFTIKLPIFQKYKDESTT, from the coding sequence ATGTTTAGGCCCAGTAGACGTCATTTTAATTCTAAAAGGCACAATCAATGTGACGATAAATGTTTCTCAAACTTCCAAAGAATTCATTTACATCATCATCGGGAATTTCATAAATATCATCAATATTTCCGCTACTTTAGACCAGCTTTTGTATTGATTAATATCCTTATTTTGTACCTATTATTTAATTGGGTAGGCTTTAAAGGAATTGGCATTTTTTTCGCAGTCGTCATTATTATAAAAGAAATAGTCCATTTTATTTTTATGCTGCGTTTAGAAAAACGAATATTTACACCAATTGAAAAGCTTAAGCTAGGTGTAGATGAAATTTCTAAGGGAAACTATAATGTAAAAGTTGAGTGTGATGTCCCCAATGATCTGGGTTTATTGATTTATTCGTTTAACGAAATGGCACAAAAATTATATGAGAGTGAAAGAATACAAAACGAGTATGAAGAAAATCGAAAAAACCTGGTCGCTAATATTTCTCATGATTTAAAAACACCAATAACGGCTATTCAGGGCTATATTGAAGCCTTGCTGGATAAGAATATTACATTTCAGGGTGACAAGGACAAGTATCTAGAAACCATCCATCATAATACGGTTTATATCAATAAATTGATTGATGATCTATTCCTTTTTTCAAAATTGGATATGCAAAAATTAGATTTCGCTTTTGAGAGTGTAGAAATCGGTACTTTTATGGATGATTTTATGGAAGAATATAAATTTGATCTGGAAGAAAAAAATATCCGGTTCCAATATACTGCAGATCTTAAACAAGAATATCGCGTAAACCTTGATGGCAAAAGATTTCACCAAGCTTTCAACAATATTATAAGTAACGCTGTCCAGCATGGTCCGGAAAATGATTTATCTATCAGAATTAGGATGTATCTAGAAAAAAATTATATTTGTCTTGCGATTGAAGACAATGGATATGGAATTGCTGCAGATAAGTTGCCACATATTTTTGAACGTTTTTATCGTATTGATATAGAACGCAAAAAAGAATATATGTGTACTGGACTTGGTCTAGCAATCGCGAGGGAACTAATCGAGGCTCACTGTGGGAAAATTACTGTTTCGAGTAAAGAGAAGGAAGGCACTTGTTTTACGATTAAGCTTCCAATTTTTCAAAAGTATAAGGATGAGAGCACAACATGA
- a CDS encoding response regulator transcription factor: MKRVLIIEDDMDIAELERDYLQFNGYKAEIVQDGVLGLKKAMTGIYDVIVVDLMLPQKDGFEIIKEIRKKLEIPIIVVSARNDDIDKIRGLDFGADDYLTKPFSPAELIARIKSHIKRYERLKGHTPSEIIQHKGLEINIASHKVAVNGMPIQLTTKEYDLLLFLASNPNIVFTKAHIFDTIWGDECFGDNATVAVHIQKIRKKIEKDPSNPEFIETLWGTGYRFNP, translated from the coding sequence ATGAAACGTGTATTAATTATTGAAGACGACATGGACATTGCTGAGCTGGAACGGGACTATCTGCAATTTAATGGCTATAAAGCTGAGATTGTTCAAGATGGAGTGTTAGGCCTAAAAAAGGCAATGACGGGTATATATGATGTTATTGTCGTTGATTTGATGTTGCCCCAAAAAGATGGATTTGAGATTATAAAAGAGATCCGAAAAAAACTAGAGATACCTATTATTGTCGTCTCAGCTCGCAATGATGACATTGATAAAATTAGAGGACTCGACTTTGGAGCAGATGATTATTTGACAAAACCCTTTAGCCCTGCAGAGCTAATTGCTAGAATTAAATCTCATATCAAACGCTATGAACGTTTAAAAGGGCATACTCCTTCTGAAATAATTCAACATAAGGGTTTGGAAATCAACATAGCATCCCATAAAGTTGCAGTGAATGGCATGCCAATCCAATTAACAACTAAGGAATATGATCTGTTATTATTCTTGGCTTCCAATCCGAATATCGTTTTTACCAAAGCACATATTTTTGATACAATATGGGGAGATGAGTGCTTTGGCGATAACGCAACTGTTGCTGTTCATATTCAAAAAATCCGCAAGAAAATTGAGAAAGACCCATCCAACCCAGAATTTATTGAAACACTCTGGGGAACGGGCTATCGTTTTAATCCCTAA
- a CDS encoding ARMT1-like domain-containing protein, with protein MNLNLNCILCNLKQVLTVTDLVNLDSDCKEVIMRDVLGYLQNTNYKRSNPEIIKGTWDIITKHIANTNPYREIKNHYNSEVMKIADKIRNLINQSEDKFNTALKIAITANLIDFAANHTFDEKMLLEKINIINEQFMPIDDSKKLYEKLQAAKTLLYLGDNCGEIVIDKIFIEYLNAIFPNIKVYYAVRGEAIVNDVTVEDADMVKMQEVAEVISNGDGSLGTVIAKTSAVFRHVFYKADVIIAKGQGNYESLSEIDRNHIFFLFMAKCDAVASSLHVANLSILCSEYQYKG; from the coding sequence ATGAATTTAAATCTTAATTGTATACTCTGCAATCTAAAACAAGTTTTAACAGTAACAGATTTGGTTAATTTAGACTCAGATTGCAAAGAAGTAATTATGCGTGACGTTCTTGGGTATTTACAAAATACTAATTATAAAAGATCTAACCCTGAGATTATCAAGGGTACTTGGGATATTATTACTAAACACATTGCTAATACAAATCCTTATAGAGAAATCAAAAATCACTACAATAGTGAAGTTATGAAAATTGCCGATAAGATACGAAACTTAATCAATCAATCGGAAGATAAGTTTAATACTGCGTTAAAAATTGCTATCACTGCGAACCTGATCGACTTTGCGGCTAACCATACTTTTGATGAAAAAATGCTGCTCGAAAAAATAAATATTATTAATGAGCAATTTATGCCCATTGATGATAGTAAAAAGCTATACGAAAAATTACAAGCAGCAAAAACACTTCTCTACTTAGGTGATAACTGTGGCGAAATAGTAATTGATAAGATTTTTATTGAATATTTAAATGCAATCTTTCCAAACATAAAAGTTTATTACGCTGTTAGAGGAGAGGCAATTGTCAATGACGTTACAGTAGAGGATGCAGATATGGTAAAAATGCAAGAGGTGGCCGAAGTGATTAGTAATGGTGATGGATCCCTCGGTACCGTGATTGCAAAAACTAGTGCAGTTTTTAGACATGTTTTTTATAAAGCGGATGTGATCATTGCTAAAGGTCAAGGGAATTATGAAAGCTTGAGTGAAATCGATCGCAATCATATCTTCTTTCTTTTTATGGCCAAATGTGATGCTGTAGCAAGTTCCTTACACGTAGCCAATCTATCCATTCTTTGTTCTGAATATCAGTATAAAGGATAA
- a CDS encoding N-acetyltransferase family protein: MGKYLYEMKEEYLDEVLQIYTHYILNTTATFHSRLLTREEMREIVFFNNEKYKTFVIFEENEICGYVLITQHKKREAYDDTAEVTIYLKPDFIGKGIGSMAIKHVEDYARKYKVHVLVATICGENEKSIRLFEKNGYIKCAHYKEVGQKFGQLLDVVAYQKIIS; this comes from the coding sequence ATGGGAAAATATCTTTATGAAATGAAAGAAGAATATCTTGATGAGGTATTACAAATTTATACTCACTATATCCTCAATACTACGGCGACGTTTCATTCGCGTCTGTTGACGCGGGAAGAAATGCGGGAAATAGTTTTCTTTAATAACGAGAAATATAAGACATTTGTAATATTTGAAGAAAATGAAATTTGTGGTTATGTTCTTATCACCCAGCACAAAAAAAGAGAAGCTTATGACGATACTGCCGAAGTTACAATTTATTTAAAACCAGATTTTATAGGGAAAGGTATTGGCAGTATGGCAATAAAACATGTTGAAGACTACGCTAGAAAATATAAAGTGCATGTGCTGGTAGCCACAATATGCGGGGAAAATGAAAAAAGCATCAGACTTTTTGAAAAAAATGGCTATATAAAATGCGCCCACTACAAAGAAGTAGGACAAAAATTCGGGCAACTACTTGATGTTGTTGCTTATCAAAAAATAATTAGCTGA
- a CDS encoding MarR family transcriptional regulator, producing MKDKYIIYFMSRTKNKMLHFIEEQLQENQLDDLIPSHGNILTALYENHGKLTMKQIAQIIGKDKSTITPLVNKLLDLGYIIKEKNEIDKRVTYIILTERGKQIEAKFNAISREVSVTAYKGFSAEEKEVFLRLLKKLNNNFD from the coding sequence ATGAAGGATAAATACATAATCTACTTCATGAGTAGAACGAAGAACAAAATGTTACATTTTATTGAGGAACAATTACAGGAAAATCAATTGGATGATTTAATTCCTTCTCATGGAAATATTCTTACAGCACTTTATGAGAATCATGGCAAACTAACCATGAAACAAATTGCCCAAATAATCGGCAAGGATAAATCAACAATAACACCGCTAGTCAATAAACTATTAGATTTGGGTTATATCATAAAAGAGAAAAATGAAATAGATAAAAGAGTCACTTATATTATACTTACTGAAAGAGGAAAGCAAATAGAAGCAAAATTTAATGCTATTTCAAGAGAGGTATCTGTGACGGCTTATAAAGGTTTTTCGGCAGAGGAAAAGGAAGTTTTTCTGCGATTATTAAAGAAATTAAATAACAATTTTGATTAG
- a CDS encoding YhdH/YhfP family quinone oxidoreductase gives MSITQFKALVVTEGDDNQFSRKIVNRDVSTLPEGDVLINVKYSSLNYKDALSSSGNKGVTRKYPHTPGIDAAGIVAESKNEKFHAGDKVLVTGYDLGMNTSGGYGQYIQVPADWVVKLPTNLSLKETMIYGTAGFTAALSVYKLIHGGVKPSAGGILVTGATGGVGSIAVSILHKLGYSVIAATGKPDAKDMLLQIGAKDIILREELDDKSGKILLKGNWAGVIDTVGGNMLATALKSTNYGGSVTCCGNVASPELLTSVYPFILRGITLYGVDSVMCPMDLRLEIWSLLANEWKPHNLEQNVEEVSLDNLNKKIDLILQGKLQGRTIVNLDL, from the coding sequence ATGTCTATAACTCAATTTAAAGCGCTAGTAGTCACAGAGGGGGATGACAATCAATTCTCAAGGAAGATTGTCAATAGAGACGTCAGCACTCTTCCTGAGGGTGATGTTCTAATCAATGTAAAGTATTCTTCTTTAAATTATAAGGATGCTCTTTCTTCTTCCGGCAATAAAGGAGTAACGCGGAAATATCCTCATACTCCAGGTATAGATGCTGCAGGTATTGTTGCCGAAAGCAAAAATGAAAAGTTCCATGCTGGAGATAAAGTGCTCGTTACAGGGTACGATCTAGGTATGAATACATCTGGGGGATATGGTCAGTATATTCAGGTCCCTGCTGATTGGGTTGTTAAATTACCCACGAATCTTTCGCTAAAAGAAACTATGATATATGGTACCGCTGGCTTTACTGCTGCTCTCTCTGTTTATAAATTGATACATGGGGGTGTTAAACCATCGGCTGGTGGCATCTTAGTAACAGGAGCAACAGGTGGCGTAGGTAGTATTGCTGTGAGTATTCTTCATAAGCTTGGTTATAGTGTCATTGCAGCTACAGGAAAGCCTGACGCAAAGGATATGTTATTACAAATAGGAGCCAAAGATATTATTCTCAGAGAAGAACTAGATGATAAATCTGGTAAAATACTCTTAAAAGGAAATTGGGCTGGTGTAATCGATACAGTAGGTGGAAATATGTTAGCAACTGCGCTGAAATCTACTAACTATGGCGGAAGTGTAACATGTTGCGGAAATGTAGCCTCTCCTGAACTATTAACCTCTGTCTATCCTTTTATTTTAAGGGGGATCACTCTATATGGAGTAGATTCAGTAATGTGTCCTATGGATTTAAGGTTAGAGATTTGGTCTTTGTTAGCTAATGAATGGAAGCCTCATAACTTAGAACAAAATGTAGAAGAAGTATCTTTAGATAATTTAAATAAAAAAATTGACTTAATTCTACAAGGGAAACTCCAAGGTAGAACTATAGTTAATCTTGATTTATAA
- a CDS encoding 5'-nucleotidase, with protein MSVTLEGKLVIGISSRALFDLAASNKIFEEKGEEEYTKYQIEHENELLQCGVAFPLIKKLLELRNPITQDTMVEIILISKNDPNTGLRVFNSIEKHGLKITRAAFSRGRSPYKYLQAFKTDLFLSANPEDVMLALENGYASATIYEGIYSDGNDDLEEIRIAFDGDAVIFSDEAEKIYQDMGLIEFQKNESEKCEVPLTPGPFKMFLAALHNLQKTYKNESQKPIRTALVTARSAPAHKRAIKTLRAWGIGVDEAFFLGGLDKAAILESFNPHIFFDDQHTYCLNASKVVPTGHVPSGVKNKKQSDVETYLTT; from the coding sequence GTGTCTGTTACATTAGAGGGAAAATTGGTAATTGGTATATCTTCCCGCGCTCTTTTCGATTTAGCTGCAAGTAATAAGATTTTTGAAGAAAAAGGAGAGGAAGAGTATACTAAATATCAGATAGAACACGAAAATGAATTACTACAGTGTGGCGTAGCATTTCCGTTGATAAAAAAATTATTAGAGCTTCGTAATCCTATAACCCAGGATACTATGGTAGAAATAATTTTGATTTCTAAGAATGACCCTAATACTGGGCTGCGGGTATTTAATTCGATTGAAAAACATGGCTTAAAAATTACTCGGGCTGCATTTTCTAGAGGGAGATCACCTTATAAATATCTACAAGCATTTAAGACAGATTTATTTTTATCTGCTAATCCAGAGGATGTAATGCTTGCACTGGAAAATGGATACGCTAGTGCTACGATTTATGAGGGAATTTATTCCGATGGGAATGATGATTTGGAAGAAATTAGAATAGCTTTTGATGGTGATGCTGTTATTTTTAGTGATGAGGCCGAAAAAATATATCAAGACATGGGGTTAATTGAGTTTCAAAAGAATGAAAGTGAAAAATGTGAAGTACCTTTAACTCCTGGCCCTTTTAAAATGTTTTTAGCGGCATTACACAATTTACAAAAAACCTATAAAAATGAAAGCCAAAAACCAATAAGAACAGCATTGGTGACGGCTCGTAGTGCACCAGCACATAAAAGGGCAATAAAAACATTGCGAGCATGGGGGATTGGTGTTGATGAAGCATTCTTCTTAGGTGGATTAGATAAGGCTGCTATTTTAGAAAGTTTTAATCCTCATATCTTTTTTGATGATCAGCATACATATTGCCTTAATGCTTCGAAGGTTGTACCTACAGGGCATGTACCAAGTGGTGTGAAAAATAAAAAACAGTCTGATGTAGAGACGTATTTAACGACTTAG
- a CDS encoding DUF6263 family protein: MKLKNWLTIFCTVLLTFLVSGFADAFELNLNVHTGDKYNVHIVNNIETNMRANNREVQVKQVVDMNYSLDVQDVDKDKNATIYYRYDSIKVSSEAAGQKMEYDSASQNNPQTPLSAIYSSMIGKGFTVKLDKKGHLLEINGANDILNGMADSMPGNEEQKKAFRKIVVQSFGDDAIKTMLKNSMGYYPEKSIQIGDSWESTYEIKAVYPITMTSKWKLLGEKNGLLSADLQASIATTPNSQGVEFMGVKSNVNLSGDCVGSFNINKSNGLIQNGTMVENINGEIEVSNPAKAEEVKLPIKIVAKITCETTKQ, encoded by the coding sequence ATGAAGTTGAAAAATTGGCTAACAATATTCTGTACGGTATTATTGACGTTTCTAGTCTCTGGATTTGCAGATGCTTTTGAATTAAATCTTAATGTACATACAGGTGATAAGTACAATGTTCATATAGTAAATAATATTGAAACAAATATGCGCGCAAACAATAGGGAAGTACAAGTAAAGCAAGTCGTAGATATGAATTATTCTTTGGATGTGCAAGATGTAGATAAGGATAAAAATGCAACCATATATTATAGGTATGATTCCATCAAAGTTTCTTCAGAAGCTGCAGGACAGAAAATGGAGTACGATTCTGCAAGCCAGAATAATCCCCAAACTCCGTTAAGTGCCATATATAGCAGTATGATTGGGAAGGGTTTTACTGTTAAATTAGATAAAAAGGGACATTTGCTAGAAATAAATGGGGCTAATGACATCCTAAATGGAATGGCTGATAGCATGCCAGGAAATGAGGAACAAAAGAAAGCGTTTAGAAAAATAGTAGTTCAGAGCTTTGGCGATGATGCTATCAAAACAATGCTCAAAAACTCAATGGGTTACTATCCTGAGAAAAGCATTCAGATTGGTGATTCATGGGAAAGTACTTATGAAATAAAAGCGGTGTATCCTATTACAATGACGAGTAAATGGAAGCTATTAGGAGAAAAGAATGGGCTGCTATCTGCTGACCTACAGGCAAGTATAGCTACTACGCCTAATAGTCAGGGAGTAGAGTTCATGGGAGTAAAGTCAAATGTAAATTTAAGTGGCGATTGTGTGGGAAGTTTCAATATTAATAAGAGTAACGGTCTTATTCAAAATGGAACTATGGTCGAGAATATAAATGGGGAAATTGAAGTATCGAACCCGGCAAAAGCAGAAGAAGTAAAGCTTCCAATAAAAATAGTCGCAAAAATTACCTGCGAAACTACAAAACAATAA
- a CDS encoding sigma 54-interacting transcriptional regulator, giving the protein MSREKGTVYTPQKKQEYVTWNPHDRKLEVFLNSTYDAMIAVDEHGIISLFNCAAERLLMVKAEDMLGRLVSEVVPGTRLPLVLSSGISELNQQQTIGHLRIITNRMPVRDSDNKIIGAVAVFRDITDIINLSGEITSIKEMKILLESIIESSQDAISVVDRDGRIILVNPAYTSLVGLSKDEVLGKSPTIDICEGESMHIKVMKTLVPVRGVPLQVGPQSKEVIVNAAPLIINGELQGSVAVVHDVSEIRQLNEELGRMKCLIRKIQSRYTFDDIVAQGSAMLNTIELARRAANTPVTVLLTGETGTGKELFAHAIHHASQRKNNLFVRVNCAALTESLLESELFGYEEGAFTGGRKGGKKGLFEEADGGSILLDEIGEISLAVQVKLLRVLQEKEIVRVGGAKPIPVQIRVIAATNRDLFLDVKKGLFREDLYYRLNIFPIAIPPLRQRLDEMPHLVDFLLKKLNQEYGRNVQMVSNDALQTLSNYLWPGNIRELENVLARGMINMRFSESTMLFSHLPQLLPLAGSCDMAKISNVNTSTLAETLERAEYEAVVTALSANEGCRENTAKQLGISLRNLYYKIKKYNIASG; this is encoded by the coding sequence ATGAGCCGAGAAAAGGGAACAGTGTATACACCTCAAAAAAAGCAGGAATATGTTACATGGAATCCTCATGACCGGAAACTGGAGGTATTTTTAAATTCTACCTATGACGCCATGATTGCGGTGGACGAGCATGGAATTATTAGCTTGTTTAATTGTGCTGCCGAACGGCTTTTGATGGTTAAAGCTGAGGACATGCTAGGAAGGTTGGTAAGCGAGGTCGTTCCTGGTACTCGTTTACCTTTAGTACTCAGTTCGGGTATTTCTGAACTTAACCAACAACAAACGATTGGCCACTTACGAATCATAACCAATCGTATGCCAGTTCGTGATAGTGACAATAAAATTATCGGGGCGGTAGCTGTCTTCCGGGATATTACCGATATAATCAATTTATCGGGAGAAATTACTAGTATAAAAGAAATGAAAATACTACTAGAATCAATTATTGAATCCTCGCAAGATGCTATTTCAGTTGTGGATCGAGACGGAAGAATCATTCTAGTCAATCCGGCCTATACAAGTCTTGTTGGTTTGAGTAAGGACGAGGTGTTGGGGAAATCTCCAACGATTGATATTTGTGAAGGGGAAAGTATGCATATTAAGGTAATGAAGACATTAGTACCTGTGCGTGGTGTTCCCTTGCAGGTAGGACCCCAAAGCAAAGAGGTCATTGTCAATGCTGCTCCCCTTATTATAAATGGAGAATTACAAGGCAGTGTAGCCGTTGTGCATGATGTTTCTGAAATACGTCAACTAAACGAAGAATTGGGACGGATGAAATGCCTCATCCGAAAAATTCAAAGTCGCTATACCTTTGATGACATTGTGGCCCAGGGATCAGCCATGTTAAATACGATAGAATTAGCTAGGCGGGCCGCTAATACGCCAGTGACCGTCTTGTTAACTGGTGAAACAGGGACAGGCAAGGAACTTTTTGCTCACGCCATTCACCATGCCAGTCAACGTAAAAATAACCTTTTTGTTCGAGTCAATTGTGCTGCTCTGACCGAATCACTGCTGGAAAGTGAATTGTTTGGCTATGAAGAAGGTGCTTTTACTGGTGGTCGCAAAGGTGGTAAAAAAGGCCTATTTGAAGAAGCCGATGGTGGCAGCATTCTTCTAGATGAAATCGGAGAAATTTCATTAGCTGTGCAAGTTAAACTACTCAGGGTACTGCAAGAAAAGGAAATTGTGCGGGTTGGCGGGGCCAAACCCATTCCCGTCCAAATACGTGTTATTGCTGCAACGAATCGTGATTTGTTCCTTGATGTAAAAAAAGGCTTATTTCGGGAAGATTTATACTACCGCCTTAATATTTTTCCTATCGCTATTCCGCCATTGCGTCAACGGCTGGATGAGATGCCGCATTTAGTAGATTTTTTACTTAAAAAACTGAATCAAGAATATGGACGTAATGTACAAATGGTATCGAATGATGCCTTACAGACTCTAAGCAACTATCTTTGGCCGGGAAATATTCGTGAGCTAGAGAATGTTTTAGCCCGTGGCATGATTAACATGCGGTTTAGCGAAAGTACCATGCTATTTTCTCATTTGCCACAGTTACTACCCTTGGCTGGGAGTTGTGACATGGCTAAAATATCAAATGTCAATACCAGTACCCTAGCCGAGACGTTGGAAAGGGCTGAGTATGAGGCAGTTGTGACGGCACTATCAGCAAATGAAGGCTGCAGGGAGAATACTGCTAAACAATTAGGAATATCCCTGCGTAATCTTTACTATAAAATTAAGAAATATAACATTGCTTCTGGATAA